From Acidovorax sp. 1608163:
ACTCATGTCGGGCAGGCTGCGCGCCACCTCGGCATGCTCTGCCGCCTTCGCCAAGTCAATACCCCAGCGCTGCGCCAGCGCGGGCGTGAGGGTGTTCACATTGCCCACCACCATGGGCGACTTGTTGAGGTGGATGGTTTTGATGGGCAGGCGTGTGACGCCCTCGGGCAAATCGGCGGCGCGGGTGAACATGCGCAGGCGCAGGTCGTCCACATTCAACGCAGCCAGCTCGCGCGGGTCGTGGGCCAGGTCCCAGGCGATCAGCTCGTTCTTGTTGGTGGGGTGGCTGGCCAGTGGCCACATCACGCCCAGGCAGCCGCGCTCGGTCGGGAACATGCCCGACACATGTAAGAAAGGCCGCGCCGTGATGGCCGTGGCGGGCAGGCGCAGCTCGGTGGCCACGCGGTCTTTTTTGTGCAGCGCCAGGGCAAAGTCAAACAGCTTGGCGTTGTGCTGGCGAATCAGGCGCGCCAGCGCAATGGTGGCGCGCACGTCCGACAGCGCATCGTGCGCGGCCTCGTGCAACAGGCCGTTGGCTTTGGAAAGGTGTTCGAGCTTGAAGCTGGGTGCGCCGTCTTCCTTTTTGGGCCAGTGGATGCCGTCGGGCCGCAGCGCGTAGGTCATGCGCACCACGTCCAGCAAGTCCCAGCGGCCGCACTGGTTTTGCCACTCGCGTGCATAGGGGTCGATGAGGTTGCGCCAGAACATGAAGCGCGTGATCTCGTCGTCAAACCGGATGGTGTTGTAGCCCACACCGATGGTGCCGGGCTGGGCAAACTCGGCCTCAATGCGGTGGGCAAACTCGCGCTCGGGCAGGCCTTTTTCCAGGCAGAGCTGGGGGGTGATGCCGGTGATGAGGCAGGACTGTGGGTCGGGCAGGTAGTCGTTGGCCGGCTGGCAGTAGATCATCAGCGGCTCGCCGATCTCGTTGAGGTCGGCATCGGTGCGGATAGCGGCGAACTGCGCCGGGCGATCGCGCCGGGTGTTGGCACCAAAGGTTTCGTAGTCGTGCCAGAGAAAGGTGTGTGAAGCCATGGTGGTCGCAGTGAAACGGTCGCAATACAGTTGCTGAAGCGGTCGCAGAGGGCAGGCGCGGTGCAATCCGCGCACCAGGCCCC
This genomic window contains:
- the sbcB gene encoding exodeoxyribonuclease I — protein: MASHTFLWHDYETFGANTRRDRPAQFAAIRTDADLNEIGEPLMIYCQPANDYLPDPQSCLITGITPQLCLEKGLPEREFAHRIEAEFAQPGTIGVGYNTIRFDDEITRFMFWRNLIDPYAREWQNQCGRWDLLDVVRMTYALRPDGIHWPKKEDGAPSFKLEHLSKANGLLHEAAHDALSDVRATIALARLIRQHNAKLFDFALALHKKDRVATELRLPATAITARPFLHVSGMFPTERGCLGVMWPLASHPTNKNELIAWDLAHDPRELAALNVDDLRLRMFTRAADLPEGVTRLPIKTIHLNKSPMVVGNVNTLTPALAQRWGIDLAKAAEHAEVARSLPDMSGIWPAVFARPAEPTPDVDQDLYGGFVGNNDRRYLNELREMSGAKLATARTGFDDPRLAELVWRYRARNFPQTLTPEEQERWEAHRAASLFDGQGGARTVEQLFTEIDQLSETADDDRTQDILGALYDYAEHIAPER